AAAGTTGGCATTAAATAACGAAACAATaaagaatgataatattattatatatacgGATTATTTCACTAATACTAAACTATAGtatactatatattataGTATATAATATGGTTAAACTAATGGAATTGTAATTGATCACCACCGTTATCAACCCAATCATTCATGGACCCTTTGTATAAAGCTGTATTTTCATATCCACATTGAACTGCTACATTTTGAGCCTTAGAAGCTCTCATTCCAGATGCACAGAAGAAGATCAATTCGCTATCCTTACTTGGTTTATCCACACCAAATGtttctttgaattcttgATCATCTAAAATGAATGCATTTGGATGAGTTCTGAATGGGATATTAATAGATCCTGGAATTCTTACCACTTCGAATTCGGATGGTTCTCTACAATCGATTAAGGTCACGGATGGGTCAGGGTGATAGACGATTTCCTTCATTTGTTGGAAGTTATATATTGGACTTTTGTattctgatgatgaagatgttGTGGTGGTACTGCTATGATGATGAGGGGAGTCTACTTCATCTGATCCGTTCCAAGCACTGACGATTCTTTTCCACATTATGCTATTATTttatagttttttttttactgACTGGGCAAGTGTGACTGATTGATTGACTATGATATACAATATATAGTATTGCTGTTGTGTTTGGCTGATGAGAGGATAGGATACCAGACAGATGTCATACGAATAGTTGGAAGGGATCCCTTATTTATATAGTACTTATATGttatattgtattatatattgtattatattgtattatattgtattataCCGATTTGTAAACGGCGGTGGGGGTTACCCGCAGACACCCAGACATATCTTTAGTCATCGCCCCATTTTCCCttactaataatatgaGCTAACTACACCCACGCACCCACCCAcatatattgaaagatgaCAGTGACACTTTTCACTAACTATCGCcgttgttattgttgtcGTTTGCTGTCGTCgcttttctttctttctttccttctttctttcaGATGACAAGCCCCTAACTGTCAGACTGTCAACAACAAAGGAGATAAGGGCATGGGGCACCTACAGGGTTAGGTCTCGGAGAAAGAAAGTGTCCATGAACCCTGGAAACTGGTTTCGTTTGAGGACTTTTAAACAGTTCCAGTAACTATTAAGGTAAAAGGTATTGtctataataaaattaaaatatatggaTGTTACACAAAGTAATCTAATGTGTTTATCTCTCTATCTAACCAGTAagtgtgtgtgtgtgtgtatgtataaattaattaaaagCTTCCACCTAACGTAACTTTAAGTCGCTGACGATGAATTCACCGTCTCCAAGATGTTGTGTATTACCAACTCTCCTTACAACAAATTGcttttcatctttcaaGTAATCAACAATAGTAACTGATGTATTGAACACAATGATTTGTTGAGCATTTTGTCCCTTATATTCTAACCATCTTAATATAGTTCTAATTGCACCACCATGACTCACAAGAGCCACATTCTTATCCTTACAATTTTGCTTACTAGATTCAGCAAcaactttttcaatacATGTTGATAATCTTCCGACAAAATCTTCTGGTGCTTCACCAAAATCTCTAAATGAACCTTTCCCATGTTTATCAGCATATTTCTCAGCATCTGCCAAATGCATCCCTTCAATGACACCCATATATCGTTCTCTTAACCCATAAACATATTCCACTTTAGATATAAGATCATCTTGATTTGAATAACTCAATACAGTTTCAATAGTTTCCTTACAACGTTTTAAATCACTACTTACCACTCtatcaaatttaatattaacaTCTTGGTTTCCCAAATATTCCCCTAATTGTTCAGATTGTTTAATACCAGTACCATTAATTGACGTATCTTTATGTCCTTGTAATATCTTCTTAACATTATGATCAGTTTGCCCATGTcttataat
The Naumovozyma dairenensis CBS 421 chromosome 5, complete genome DNA segment above includes these coding regions:
- the RDL1 gene encoding thiosulfate sulfurtransferase RDL1 (similar to Saccharomyces cerevisiae YOR285W; ancestral locus Anc_8.746), whose product is MWKRIVSAWNGSDEVDSPHHHSSTTTTSSSSEYKSPIYNFQQMKEIVYHPDPSVTLIDCREPSEFEVVRIPGSINIPFRTHPNAFILDDQEFKETFGVDKPSKDSELIFFCASGMRASKAQNVAVQCGYENTALYKGSMNDWVDNGGDQLQFH
- the NDAI0E00790 gene encoding phosphoglycerate mutase (similar to Saccharomyces cerevisiae YOR283W; ancestral locus Anc_8.745), yielding MTITRDVPYYCNNEDPNVIRLFIIRHGQTDHNVKKILQGHKDTSINGTGIKQSEQLGEYLGNQDVNIKFDRVVSSDLKRCKETIETVLSYSNQDDLISKVEYVYGLRERYMGVIEGMHLADAEKYADKHGKGSFRDFGEAPEDFVGRLSTCIEKVVAESSKQNCKDKNVALVSHGGAIRTILRWLEYKGQNAQQIIVFNTSVTIVDYLKDEKQFVVRRVGNTQHLGDGEFIVSDLKLR